A region from the Desulfomonilaceae bacterium genome encodes:
- the rimP gene encoding ribosome maturation factor RimP, producing MVTDRKLLSYLWDLIEPLLEPDGIELVEVEYLLLGGSWTLRLYIDSPQGITLDDCAMVSRQVGALLDIEDPIDHHYSLEVSSPGINRVLRKLRDFDRFSGRQARIRTIHKIEGRRNFLGVIRGARDTTVIMEVDNKMIEINAENIEKAHLETPPDEILQQGLNKKAFSVGG from the coding sequence ATGGTAACAGATCGTAAGCTTCTTTCCTATCTGTGGGACTTGATTGAACCACTGCTTGAACCTGATGGTATAGAACTGGTGGAAGTGGAATACCTGCTCTTGGGCGGCTCATGGACTTTGAGGCTGTACATCGACTCGCCTCAAGGAATAACCCTCGATGACTGCGCAATGGTTAGCAGACAGGTTGGAGCTTTACTCGACATAGAAGATCCTATTGATCACCATTATAGCCTGGAGGTATCTTCCCCGGGGATCAACAGAGTCCTGAGGAAACTTAGAGATTTCGACAGATTTTCAGGCCGTCAGGCACGTATCAGGACGATTCACAAGATTGAGGGACGCAGGAACTTCTTGGGTGTAATTAGGGGCGCACGAGATACAACAGTGATTATGGAAGTAGATAATAAAATGATAGAGATTAACGCGGAAAATATTGAGAAAGCTCATTTGGAAACTCCGCCGGATGAAATTTTGCAGCAAGGCCTTAACAAAAAGGCGTTTAGCGTGGGAGGGTGA
- a CDS encoding SurA N-terminal domain-containing protein, whose translation MLDLMRRHASSWLIKVALGGIIIVFIFFFGWGGPRDKEHDYAAKVNDQVIGYDHFYNTYQTEVEKIRLRFRGAMPPDLLERLNLKKSVLDRLIDEQLLIQEAVKLGFFVNDTDVRNAILSDQTFQRNGSFDPEIYKMYLSSIKLNPDMYERYLKQELLADQVTKLITDSVKTDPKELETLWHFQNDKMTLALMIIKPEEAHNKVAIDEKALENYFKRNESRYQIPASAKIEYVWFSWKDLLKDSNVTDDDVKSYYKLNQKEFIEPEKVKISQILLKVPEKASDQERETIKEKAIKLEQDIKGGADFHKVAKENSQDEATASKGGELGWITKSSLNPAIEEQAFKLNKGEISSPILTDQGYHLILVEDRVDEAEKPFEEVKGKITQLLKDEQAKKKIAQFADDFYEQVYRSENLPEQAKKFGLKLEMADNVTSQGGIPGVLDSANVSQDIFELKTEDVSKLVRNGDNYFVAQLLEKRPERIPSLGQVQSLVEKDYIKNQALEQAVKKAESLIEQISKNPSEADNIAKASGLTWDTLEPVSRTAGFVPQLGKSNQVSEMLTSISEAAPVFNTPINTTTGVGIVRLIKTDPASREEYTKGASEFRNWVLEVRRTEFLKGWLRMLRDKSSIDINQKAL comes from the coding sequence GTGCTAGATCTGATGCGACGACACGCCAGTTCATGGTTAATAAAAGTAGCGCTCGGCGGAATAATTATTGTTTTTATTTTCTTTTTTGGGTGGGGCGGGCCACGTGATAAAGAACACGATTATGCGGCTAAAGTCAATGATCAGGTCATTGGTTACGATCACTTCTATAACACATACCAGACTGAGGTTGAAAAAATACGGTTGAGATTCCGTGGCGCTATGCCTCCTGACTTGTTGGAACGGCTCAACCTAAAGAAAAGCGTCCTGGATCGGCTCATAGATGAACAGCTCCTTATCCAGGAAGCTGTCAAACTGGGTTTCTTTGTCAATGACACCGACGTTAGAAACGCCATCTTGTCTGATCAGACTTTTCAAAGAAACGGATCTTTCGATCCCGAAATTTACAAGATGTATCTGAGTTCTATTAAATTGAACCCAGACATGTATGAAAGATACCTGAAACAGGAACTGCTTGCCGACCAAGTAACCAAACTCATAACGGACTCAGTTAAGACCGATCCCAAGGAACTTGAAACGTTGTGGCATTTCCAAAACGACAAAATGACTCTGGCGCTTATGATTATCAAGCCGGAGGAGGCCCACAATAAAGTGGCTATTGACGAAAAGGCCCTTGAAAACTACTTCAAGCGGAATGAGTCTCGATACCAAATTCCAGCATCGGCCAAAATAGAGTACGTCTGGTTTTCGTGGAAAGATCTCCTCAAGGACTCGAATGTCACTGACGATGACGTAAAATCTTACTACAAGCTAAACCAGAAAGAATTTATCGAGCCGGAAAAAGTAAAAATTAGTCAGATTCTTCTGAAGGTTCCGGAAAAAGCCTCTGATCAGGAAAGAGAAACGATCAAAGAGAAGGCTATCAAGCTGGAACAGGACATTAAGGGTGGGGCCGATTTCCATAAAGTGGCCAAAGAGAACTCTCAGGATGAGGCCACGGCTTCAAAGGGAGGAGAACTTGGCTGGATCACCAAAAGCTCCTTGAACCCAGCCATTGAAGAGCAGGCTTTTAAGCTCAACAAGGGTGAAATCTCGTCTCCGATTCTGACGGATCAAGGATATCATCTCATATTGGTTGAAGACAGAGTTGATGAGGCTGAGAAGCCGTTTGAAGAAGTAAAGGGAAAAATTACCCAACTGTTGAAGGATGAACAGGCAAAGAAAAAAATAGCTCAGTTCGCTGACGATTTCTATGAACAGGTGTACAGATCAGAAAACCTTCCTGAACAGGCGAAGAAATTCGGGCTAAAGCTCGAAATGGCCGACAATGTCACCTCCCAGGGCGGAATACCAGGAGTGTTAGACTCAGCAAACGTTTCTCAGGACATATTTGAATTAAAAACAGAAGACGTTTCTAAACTGGTCAGAAATGGCGATAACTATTTCGTGGCTCAACTCCTGGAGAAGAGACCAGAGCGAATCCCCTCTTTAGGACAAGTTCAAAGCCTGGTGGAAAAGGACTACATCAAGAACCAGGCCCTTGAGCAAGCCGTAAAAAAGGCTGAATCGCTCATAGAGCAGATTTCCAAAAATCCATCGGAAGCCGACAACATTGCAAAAGCCAGTGGCTTAACCTGGGATACGCTCGAACCGGTATCTAGAACAGCCGGCTTTGTTCCTCAGCTTGGTAAATCCAACCAGGTGTCTGAAATGCTCACTTCCATCTCTGAGGCCGCCCCCGTTTTTAATACACCCATAAACACCACCACTGGGGTTGGTATCGTCCGGTTAATAAAAACAGATCCAGCTAGCAGGGAAGAATATACAAAGGGCGCATCCGAATTTAGGAATTGGGTGTTGGAAGTGCGTCGGACCGAATTTCTCAAAGGATGGTTAAGGATGCTTCGCGATAAATCATCCATTGACATTAATCAAAAGGCCCTGTGA
- a CDS encoding rod shape-determining protein has protein sequence MLSNWLSSIFSNDMAIDLGTANTLVYVRGKGIILSEPSVVAVKMDLRRGPRIVAVGTDAKKMVGRTPDNIKAIRPMKDGVIADFEVTEAMLKHFIRRIHKRRMFVKPRIVVCVPAGVTQVEMRAVREAAESAGARDVYLIEEPIAAAIGANLPITEPTSNMIVDIGGGTTEVAVISMSDIVYAKSLRIAGDKIDNDIIKYVKHKYSLLIGERTGEMVKMLIGSACQTKDEMVIEVKGRDLIAGVPKVIPLRSSEVTEAISGPVRAILETVKTALEQTPPELASDIVDRGIVLTGGGSLLKNLDEVIRRETGLPVVVADDPLSSVVLGSGIVFENFEMYRDILIRA, from the coding sequence ATGCTCTCTAATTGGTTGTCGAGCATCTTTTCAAACGACATGGCCATAGATCTCGGGACTGCAAACACCCTCGTGTACGTCCGGGGCAAAGGGATTATCTTGTCCGAGCCGTCTGTTGTGGCCGTCAAAATGGACCTTAGACGAGGCCCTAGAATAGTTGCGGTGGGTACTGACGCGAAGAAAATGGTCGGACGGACACCAGACAACATCAAGGCCATCCGCCCCATGAAAGATGGGGTTATTGCAGATTTTGAAGTTACCGAAGCTATGCTGAAACACTTCATCCGCCGTATTCACAAGCGCAGGATGTTTGTTAAGCCCAGGATAGTGGTATGTGTTCCCGCCGGTGTTACTCAAGTGGAGATGCGGGCTGTGCGAGAAGCGGCTGAAAGCGCTGGGGCTCGGGATGTCTATTTGATCGAGGAACCCATCGCTGCGGCGATCGGAGCTAACCTTCCAATCACAGAACCTACCAGCAATATGATTGTGGATATTGGAGGGGGAACGACTGAAGTTGCGGTCATCTCGATGTCGGACATTGTTTACGCCAAATCATTGCGAATCGCTGGGGATAAAATTGATAACGACATAATAAAATACGTCAAACATAAATACAGCTTGCTGATAGGAGAGAGAACCGGTGAAATGGTAAAGATGTTGATAGGGAGCGCCTGCCAGACTAAAGATGAAATGGTGATTGAGGTGAAAGGGCGGGATCTTATAGCCGGGGTGCCTAAAGTTATTCCACTTCGATCCAGCGAAGTTACTGAGGCGATTTCCGGACCTGTGAGAGCAATCCTGGAAACTGTAAAAACAGCCTTAGAACAGACACCGCCGGAACTCGCGTCGGACATTGTGGACAGAGGTATCGTCCTGACGGGGGGTGGATCGCTTTTGAAAAATCTTGATGAAGTTATTAGACGCGAAACAGGGCTGCCAGTAGTTGTAGCTGATGATCCCCTCTCAAGCGTAGTCCTGGGGTCAGGCATTGTTTTTGAAAATTTTGAAATGTACAGGGACATTCTAATTAGAGCTTGA